The genomic stretch TTCCACCGCCTCGCGAGCGGCAGAATGTAGTATAGCACGATCAGATTAAAATGCAAGCACCTTTTCTAAATTCCATGGGAAGCCTTACATGGTGAAGCCGCCCGAGGTCTTGTTCTCGTATCCGGTACAGAAGCTGAGATCGACCAAATTTATAAGGCCAATCAGCCCAAAAGACCGCCTTTGGAAGGAGAATCCTCCTCTTCTACCGGCTGAGAGATTTCTTCCGTCCCCTCTTTTGCAGGCGCAGAGGCATTTTCCCCACCGCCCTCCTCCGATTTTGGGGCCGTGCCGCCGCCATTGCCGTTTCTCCGCTCCGGCTTCGGGGGCAGCTCCTCTCCGTTCATCAGGGCCTCGAACTCCTTACCGTCCAGGACCTCCCGCTCCAGCAAAACGGAGGCGATCCGATCCAGAAGCTCCCGTTTTTCCGTCAGGATCTCCTTGGCCTTGGCATAACAGGAGTCGATGATGGCCTTGACCTCCTGATCGATGGCATAGGCTACCTCCTCGCTGTAGTCCCGATCCTCGGAGATATCGCGCCCCAGGAATATCTCCTCGTGCTTACGCCCGAGTTTGACCAGGCCCAGCCGCTCGCTCATGCCGAGCTCCGTCACCATCTGGCGCGCCGTCCGGGTGGAACGTTCCAAGTCGTTGGCAGCTCCGCTGGTCACGTCGCCGAACACCAGCTCCTCCGAGACGCGTCCACTGAGCAATATGCTGATGCGGTTCAGCAGGTCCGACCGCGACGTCAGGAAGCGGTCCTCCTCCGGCAGCTGGAGTGTGTAGCCCAGTGCGGCGTGTCCGCGCGGAATGATGGAGATCTTGTGCACGGGGTCGCTGTCCGGAAGCACCTTGGCGACGATAGCGTGTCCCACCTCGTGGTAGGCGATAATCTTCTTCTCCTTATCGCTGATCAGCCGACTGCGTCGTTCGGGTCCGGCCATCACGCGCTCGATGCCCTCCTCGAGCTCCTCCATGCCGATTTTTTCCCTGCCGTGCCGCGCCGACAGCAACGCCGCCTCGTTGATGAGGTTCTCCAGGTCCGCCCCGACGAAGCCGGGCGTCCTTCGGGCCAGCACGCTCAGGTCGATGTCGTCGTCCACCTTCTTGTTTCGGACGTGCACCTTCAGGATTGCCTCTCGGCCGTTGACGTCCGGGCGATCCACCACGATATGCCGATCGAAGCGCCCGGGGCGCAGCAGCGCAGGGTCCAGGATATCCGGCCGGTTCGTCGCCGCTATCAGGATGGTGCTGCTCTCCTCCTCGAATCCGTCCAACTCGACCAGGAGCTGGTTCAGGGTCTGCTCGCGCTCGTCGTGCCCTCCGCCGAGCCCCGCGCCCCTGTGGCGCCCGACGGCGTCGATCTCGTCGATAAAAATGATGCAGGGCTGATACTTCTTGGCCTGCTCGAACAGGTCGCGCACGCGCGCCGCACCCACGCCGACGAACATCTCCACAAAATCCGAGCCGCTGACGCTGAAGAACGGCACGTCCGCCTCACCCGCCGCCGCACGGGCCAGAAGGGTCTTGCCCGTACCGGGAGGGCCCAGAAGCAGAACACCGCGCGGGACCTTGGCCCCCAGCCGGGTGAACTTCGCAGGATCCTTCAGGAAATGGATGACCTCCTGCAGTTCCTCCTTGGACTCGTCGCAGCCCGCGACGTCGTTGAACGTCACCTTGGGGCGGTTGTCCAGAAAGAGCTTCGCCTTGCTCTTGGCGAAGGACATCACCTTGCCGCCTCCGCCCTGCATGTTATAAAGGAAGAATATCCACACGCCGATCAGCAGAAGGGTCGGAAAGAGGGAGGAGAGCATCGTCACCCACCACGACGTCTTTTGCGGCGCCTCGACGGTGACGACCGCCCCCTTCTTCGCGGCCTGATCCGCCAGACCGGAGACATCGACCGCGTAG from uncultured Fretibacterium sp. encodes the following:
- the ftsH gene encoding ATP-dependent zinc metalloprotease FtsH, translating into MGRIVKNLGLYLILILLVVSVVNMFLTPEQAQKPYNEVSYSSFLFEMEGGRVSNLQIRNNTLPGESSSAVLRGELKDGTRFLTYAVDVSGLADQAAKKGAVVTVEAPQKTSWWVTMLSSLFPTLLLIGVWIFFLYNMQGGGGKVMSFAKSKAKLFLDNRPKVTFNDVAGCDESKEELQEVIHFLKDPAKFTRLGAKVPRGVLLLGPPGTGKTLLARAAAGEADVPFFSVSGSDFVEMFVGVGAARVRDLFEQAKKYQPCIIFIDEIDAVGRHRGAGLGGGHDEREQTLNQLLVELDGFEEESSTILIAATNRPDILDPALLRPGRFDRHIVVDRPDVNGREAILKVHVRNKKVDDDIDLSVLARRTPGFVGADLENLINEAALLSARHGREKIGMEELEEGIERVMAGPERRSRLISDKEKKIIAYHEVGHAIVAKVLPDSDPVHKISIIPRGHAALGYTLQLPEEDRFLTSRSDLLNRISILLSGRVSEELVFGDVTSGAANDLERSTRTARQMVTELGMSERLGLVKLGRKHEEIFLGRDISEDRDYSEEVAYAIDQEVKAIIDSCYAKAKEILTEKRELLDRIASVLLEREVLDGKEFEALMNGEELPPKPERRNGNGGGTAPKSEEGGGENASAPAKEGTEEISQPVEEEDSPSKGGLLG